A stretch of Candidatus Binatia bacterium DNA encodes these proteins:
- a CDS encoding tyrosine-protein phosphatase: MAPFRDPPAETFEAIANFRDLGGHQTTTGRRLRRGVLFRSGHLGRATDDDVAELQRLGIRRVFDFRTQADIAADGADRLPNGTQHVQLPMPDPAAGEDIRTLIAKNATDGLEEIFGNGRAEKLMTRGAAHIVRHRPEPYTRFMHGLCEADALPALFHCSAGKDRAGWAASVVLLAVDVPDDEVIEQYLLSNLAAERLRQNLTERDARTWGGVLQPLLEVRPEYIEASFEAMRERWGDFDSYLRDGLGVSEAQRDQLRAKLLE, encoded by the coding sequence ATGGCACCGTTCCGGGACCCACCCGCCGAGACCTTCGAAGCAATCGCCAACTTCCGGGATCTCGGGGGACACCAGACCACAACCGGCCGACGGCTGCGGCGCGGAGTCCTCTTCCGTAGCGGCCACCTCGGTCGCGCGACCGACGACGATGTGGCCGAACTGCAGCGACTCGGGATCCGCCGCGTCTTCGACTTCCGCACACAGGCGGACATCGCCGCCGACGGCGCCGACCGCCTTCCCAACGGCACGCAGCACGTACAGCTCCCGATGCCCGATCCCGCCGCCGGCGAGGACATCCGGACCCTCATCGCGAAGAACGCCACGGACGGCCTCGAAGAGATCTTCGGAAACGGCAGAGCGGAGAAGCTGATGACCCGCGGCGCCGCGCACATCGTACGTCATCGCCCCGAGCCCTACACCCGGTTCATGCACGGGCTCTGCGAGGCCGACGCCCTTCCCGCGCTCTTCCATTGCTCCGCCGGGAAGGACCGCGCCGGTTGGGCCGCCTCGGTGGTCCTCCTGGCCGTCGACGTCCCTGACGACGAGGTGATCGAGCAGTACCTCCTGAGCAATCTCGCCGCCGAGCGGCTTCGTCAGAACCTGACCGAGCGCGACGCGCGAACCTGGGGCGGCGTCCTGCAGCCCCTTCTCGAAGTTCGGCCCGAATACATCGAAGCCTCGTTCGAAGCGATGCGCGAGCGCTGGGGCGACTTCGACAGCTACCTCCGCGACGGCCTCGGCGTGAGCGAGGCCCAGCGCGACCAGCTCCGGGCGAAGCTTCTGGAGTAG
- a CDS encoding VOC family protein yields MSVEVNGIAHIQLTVNDPERCLPFWEKLCHFLGMKSLIHGDGVIYCIGSRTGLLVRAAPAGKRDRTFDQDRSGVHHFCFRARSRDDVDAIHRFLQDELEAHIVHAPEDGPQFAPGYYSVLFEDPDGIRAEVNHVPGKGHFGDEGRLGPAGPGPADRFGDDGVTGSDD; encoded by the coding sequence ATGAGCGTCGAAGTCAATGGGATCGCCCACATCCAGCTCACCGTGAACGATCCGGAGCGCTGCCTGCCCTTCTGGGAGAAACTCTGCCATTTCCTCGGGATGAAGAGCCTCATCCACGGGGACGGCGTGATCTACTGCATTGGCAGTCGCACCGGGCTCCTCGTGCGCGCCGCTCCGGCGGGCAAGCGAGACCGCACCTTCGACCAGGACCGCTCGGGAGTGCACCACTTCTGCTTCCGCGCCCGGAGTCGCGACGACGTCGACGCGATTCACCGGTTCCTGCAGGACGAGCTCGAAGCGCACATCGTGCATGCCCCCGAGGATGGACCGCAGTTCGCTCCGGGCTATTACTCGGTCCTCTTCGAGGATCCCGACGGGATCAGGGCCGAAGTGAATCACGTCCCGGGAAAGGGGCACTTCGGCGACGAGGGCCGGCTGGGTCCGGCCGGCCCCGGACCGGCCGATCGGTTCGGAGACGACGGCGTGACCGGCTCAGACGATTAG
- a CDS encoding alpha/beta hydrolase, protein MTTSPTEQTWLDQRDLGGLRHRLLTWEGDGPLVLLVHAASLCAGAWAPVVSRLSPGMQVVAVDQRGHGDTDAPAGSEAYSWELFGNDFVSIVESVTKRYGRAPDLCVTHSFAGDCALVGLAKRSVPIGKMILLDPVLADAEGATVGAERLAKGTMRLGEREAGGFNSADAVGEGLERILRAQLEREGLDADAKAAFAEFGSAPDASGRYRLKCRRENEAEVYRNRLAIADYLADKLVDADVQLVFSSRRRAKPEDQAAAYARDWDVAQRVVSRCRAGDVHRLDTVGHFLVLEAPDLVAETIRGLA, encoded by the coding sequence ATGACGACTTCGCCGACCGAGCAGACCTGGCTCGACCAACGGGATCTGGGCGGACTCCGCCATCGCCTTCTCACATGGGAGGGCGACGGCCCGCTCGTGCTGCTCGTACACGCCGCGAGCCTTTGCGCCGGCGCCTGGGCCCCGGTCGTATCGCGACTCTCTCCGGGCATGCAGGTCGTCGCGGTCGACCAGCGCGGCCACGGCGACACCGACGCGCCGGCCGGCTCCGAGGCCTACTCCTGGGAGCTGTTCGGCAACGACTTTGTGAGCATCGTCGAGTCCGTGACCAAGCGCTACGGGCGAGCTCCCGACCTCTGCGTGACCCACTCGTTCGCCGGCGACTGTGCCTTGGTCGGCCTGGCGAAGCGATCCGTGCCAATCGGCAAGATGATCCTGCTCGATCCGGTGCTCGCCGACGCCGAGGGCGCGACGGTAGGCGCCGAGCGACTCGCCAAAGGCACGATGCGTCTCGGCGAGCGGGAAGCAGGGGGCTTCAACTCCGCGGACGCGGTCGGCGAAGGTCTCGAACGCATCCTGCGTGCTCAGCTGGAGCGCGAAGGCCTCGACGCGGACGCCAAAGCGGCGTTCGCCGAGTTTGGAAGCGCCCCCGACGCCTCGGGGCGATATCGGCTGAAGTGCCGCCGCGAGAACGAGGCGGAGGTGTATCGAAACCGTCTCGCGATCGCGGACTACCTCGCAGACAAATTGGTCGATGCCGACGTCCAACTCGTCTTCTCGAGCCGCCGGCGCGCGAAGCCCGAGGACCAAGCCGCCGCTTACGCGCGCGACTGGGACGTCGCGCAGCGCGTCGTGAGCCGGTGCCGCGCGGGCGACGTTCACCGACTCGACACCGTCGGCCATTTCCTCGTCCTCGAGGCCCCCGACCTCGTCGCCGAGACGATCCGCGGGCTCGCCTGA
- a CDS encoding carotenoid oxygenase family protein: protein MSLSFPNHPFLTGAWEPWPMEGEARDLVIDGELPKELAGTLYRNGPNQQYAPRDEYHPFSGDGMVHAFKIEDGRCHYRNRWVRTPRFNLERDAGESLFCGFSNPMMSDPRTKGVPGGPSNTNVIWHGGRLLSLVEGGLPPVELDPETLETIGVHDFDGELTRPMDPDVAELMGTELREGRAPGIFTAHPKVDPDTGEMLGFGYSVFAPFLTYYVVSADGRLVRTEEIEVPFPAMVHDFITTAEHVIFPLFPATMRVERAAKGESVLKWEPELGTKVGVMPRDGTSDDVVWIDADPSFVFHPMNAHTDGRKITAEMSQFVTFPLGEAPPGGNPSTLTRWHIDLDAKTVRYEQLDDAEVEFPRVDERRTGLRNRFGFCAGSGDAMRGMSDLLRYDLESGRSDVHHLGEHAASSEPVFVPRTDDAPEGDGFLLSVVYRGAERRSDLVVLDAQNLADAPLATVKLPHRVPAGFHGNWRPA from the coding sequence ATGAGTCTATCTTTTCCGAACCATCCCTTTCTGACCGGTGCGTGGGAACCCTGGCCGATGGAGGGCGAGGCGCGCGATCTAGTCATCGACGGCGAGCTTCCGAAGGAGCTGGCGGGCACCCTGTATCGCAACGGCCCGAACCAGCAGTACGCGCCGCGCGACGAGTATCATCCGTTCTCGGGCGACGGGATGGTGCACGCCTTCAAGATCGAGGACGGACGCTGTCACTACCGCAACCGCTGGGTGCGGACGCCGCGGTTCAATCTCGAGCGGGACGCCGGCGAGTCGCTGTTCTGCGGCTTCAGCAACCCGATGATGAGCGATCCTCGCACGAAGGGGGTCCCGGGCGGGCCGTCGAACACGAATGTGATATGGCACGGAGGTCGCCTGTTGTCGTTGGTTGAAGGCGGCCTTCCTCCGGTCGAGCTCGATCCGGAGACGCTCGAGACGATAGGCGTACACGACTTCGACGGGGAGCTGACGCGGCCGATGGATCCGGACGTGGCCGAGCTGATGGGCACGGAGCTTCGCGAGGGGCGCGCACCGGGCATTTTCACGGCGCATCCGAAGGTCGATCCCGACACGGGCGAGATGCTCGGCTTCGGGTACAGCGTCTTCGCTCCGTTCCTCACGTACTACGTCGTGTCGGCCGATGGGCGCCTCGTTCGGACCGAGGAGATCGAGGTTCCGTTCCCGGCGATGGTGCATGACTTCATCACCACTGCCGAGCACGTGATCTTCCCGCTCTTTCCCGCGACGATGCGTGTCGAGCGTGCGGCGAAGGGCGAGAGTGTGCTGAAGTGGGAGCCCGAGCTCGGCACGAAGGTCGGCGTGATGCCGCGAGACGGCACGAGCGACGACGTCGTGTGGATCGACGCCGATCCCAGCTTCGTGTTCCATCCGATGAATGCGCACACTGACGGGCGGAAGATCACGGCCGAGATGTCGCAGTTCGTCACGTTCCCCCTGGGCGAAGCACCTCCCGGAGGGAACCCCTCCACGCTCACGCGCTGGCACATCGATCTGGATGCGAAAACGGTTCGCTACGAGCAGCTCGACGACGCCGAGGTCGAGTTCCCGCGGGTGGACGAGCGCCGCACCGGTCTGCGCAATCGCTTCGGCTTCTGTGCGGGGTCCGGCGATGCGATGCGTGGAATGTCGGATCTGCTGCGCTACGACCTCGAGTCGGGCCGCTCCGACGTGCACCATCTCGGGGAGCATGCGGCGAGTTCCGAGCCGGTCTTCGTTCCGCGCACGGACGATGCACCCGAAGGTGATGGTTTCCTTCTGAGCGTCGTGTATCGAGGGGCGGAGCGCCGCAGTGACCTCGTCGTGCTGGATGCGCAGAATCTCGCGGACGCCCCGCTCGCGACGGTGAAGCTGCCGCACAGGGTTCCCGCCGGTTTCCACGGAAACTGGCGTCCCGCGTAG
- a CDS encoding family 20 glycosylhydrolase — protein sequence MNRGPVLLVAVVAVVAVMGGWVWWNLNPDAPLIDAADRERITVLPLPTDLALREGNLDLDDGLTVEFGGHTEPRLERAVERMRTRLPGAAGKEGGAALLTIDVGVAADESDPVWIDESYALDITPEGARLRAASPVGAIHGMQTFVQLVENDRDGVQVPAARIRDAPRFRWRGLMIDTCRHWIPKDVILRNLDAMEAAKLNVLHLHLTEDQAFRVESALHPLLHEVGSGGDYFTQDDLREIVAYAHDRGIRVVPEFDLPGHSLSWLEAYPELAIEPGPWTKANRYGIHSVALDPTRDEVYAFLDSFLGEMAGIFPDPYVHIGGDEAKADLWDANERVQAYQREHGLPDHRALQAHFNQRLHGILSGHGKRMMGWEEIRHEDLPRDAVVHAWLTPGSLAEAVKDGYETVLSQGYYLDHKNHASTHYAIDPLAVPEPVIIPTDGPWQSWEVTMETPAGEMELIMVVYGEGKDVKAVSALAIGGVLPLSDVRFEDGVLQAMADSPIGEMAVEATADGDEFVGGFSSLVMSAEFAGRRTGGHDVPGTAPPDLQKATDIAPEDRYRIFGGEAAMWAELVTAETIDSRIWPRTGAIAERLWSPAESTADVDDMYRRLDAFSERIDGLGVRHVAYREPMLEDIAGGPVPPALRTLVAVLEESKSYTRHRSFGETLTTETPLDRVADAAAPESATARRFSRDVDGLLVGDGSREKPIRALLALWRDQYAELMPLFASSPRVAAVEPLSRALSEASVVALASLDGDSATGAVVVELPDGLTLSSDGAVLGVGLSLRRLVEGT from the coding sequence GTGAATCGAGGACCCGTACTGCTCGTCGCCGTGGTCGCGGTGGTTGCGGTGATGGGCGGTTGGGTCTGGTGGAATCTGAACCCGGACGCACCGCTCATCGACGCCGCCGACCGCGAGCGCATCACCGTCCTGCCTCTCCCGACGGATCTCGCCCTCCGCGAAGGCAACCTGGATCTGGACGACGGACTCACGGTCGAGTTCGGTGGCCACACCGAGCCGCGGCTCGAGCGTGCGGTCGAGCGGATGCGGACGCGGTTGCCAGGCGCCGCGGGGAAGGAGGGTGGGGCGGCCCTGCTGACCATCGACGTCGGTGTCGCGGCGGATGAGTCTGATCCCGTGTGGATCGATGAGTCGTACGCGCTGGACATCACCCCGGAGGGCGCCCGTCTGCGCGCCGCGTCTCCGGTCGGCGCGATCCACGGCATGCAGACGTTCGTGCAGCTCGTCGAGAACGATCGGGACGGCGTGCAGGTTCCTGCTGCCCGTATCCGTGACGCACCCCGCTTTCGTTGGCGTGGTCTCATGATCGACACGTGCCGTCACTGGATTCCGAAGGACGTGATTCTGCGTAATCTCGACGCGATGGAGGCGGCGAAGCTGAACGTTCTTCATCTCCACCTGACCGAGGACCAGGCGTTTCGCGTCGAGAGCGCCCTGCATCCGCTCCTCCACGAGGTCGGATCGGGCGGAGACTACTTCACGCAGGACGACCTCCGAGAGATCGTCGCGTATGCGCACGACCGCGGGATCCGCGTCGTGCCGGAGTTCGATCTGCCGGGGCACTCACTGTCGTGGTTGGAGGCGTATCCGGAGCTCGCGATCGAGCCCGGACCGTGGACGAAGGCCAATCGCTACGGGATTCACTCGGTGGCGCTCGACCCGACGAGGGACGAGGTCTACGCGTTCCTCGACTCGTTTCTCGGCGAGATGGCCGGAATCTTCCCGGACCCCTACGTGCACATCGGCGGCGACGAGGCGAAGGCCGATCTGTGGGATGCGAACGAGAGGGTGCAAGCGTACCAACGCGAGCACGGTCTCCCCGACCACAGGGCGTTGCAGGCCCACTTCAATCAGCGGCTACACGGCATCCTCTCCGGACACGGCAAGCGGATGATGGGTTGGGAGGAGATCCGGCACGAAGACCTACCGCGCGACGCGGTGGTGCATGCGTGGTTGACGCCGGGCTCTCTCGCCGAAGCGGTGAAGGACGGATACGAGACGGTTCTGTCGCAGGGCTACTACCTCGATCACAAGAACCACGCGTCGACGCACTACGCCATCGACCCGCTCGCGGTCCCCGAGCCGGTCATCATTCCGACCGACGGCCCGTGGCAGAGTTGGGAAGTCACGATGGAGACTCCGGCCGGCGAGATGGAACTCATCATGGTCGTCTACGGCGAGGGCAAGGACGTGAAAGCCGTCAGCGCGCTGGCCATCGGCGGTGTACTGCCGCTGAGCGATGTCCGCTTTGAGGATGGGGTGCTCCAGGCGATGGCCGATTCCCCGATTGGCGAGATGGCGGTCGAGGCGACCGCAGACGGAGACGAGTTCGTCGGCGGCTTCTCCTCTCTCGTGATGTCGGCCGAGTTCGCGGGGCGCCGGACGGGCGGCCACGACGTTCCCGGCACGGCCCCGCCAGACCTGCAGAAGGCAACCGACATCGCGCCTGAGGATCGGTACCGGATTTTCGGTGGCGAGGCGGCGATGTGGGCAGAGTTGGTGACGGCGGAGACGATCGACTCGCGGATTTGGCCCCGCACCGGCGCAATCGCCGAGCGGCTGTGGTCGCCTGCGGAGTCCACGGCCGATGTCGACGACATGTATCGCCGACTCGATGCGTTCTCCGAGCGGATCGACGGCTTGGGCGTCCGTCACGTGGCGTACCGCGAGCCGATGTTGGAGGACATCGCGGGCGGCCCGGTCCCGCCGGCACTCCGAACGCTCGTCGCGGTGCTCGAAGAGTCGAAGAGCTACACGCGCCACCGCTCGTTTGGGGAGACACTCACGACGGAAACGCCGCTCGACCGCGTTGCTGATGCGGCCGCGCCGGAGAGTGCGACCGCGCGGCGGTTCAGTCGGGATGTGGATGGGTTGCTCGTGGGAGACGGGTCGCGGGAGAAGCCCATTCGCGCGTTGCTTGCGCTCTGGCGTGACCAGTACGCGGAGTTGATGCCTTTGTTTGCTTCGTCTCCGCGGGTTGCCGCTGTGGAGCCTCTGTCCCGGGCTCTCTCGGAGGCTTCGGTCGTTGCGCTTGCGTCCTTGGACGGGGACTCTGCAACTGGTGCCGTTGTCGTCGAGTTGCCTGATGGGCTGACTTTGTCCTCGGACGGCGCGGTGCTTGGGGTGGGGTTGTCTCTGCGTAGGTTAGTGGAGGGGACGTAG
- a CDS encoding tetratricopeptide repeat protein: MTQPSLNTPSRSLRAAPWLLIALIVAAYAPTWDAEFVVWDDDDHIYENRHILAEDGYWEAWKDWRDPAFYPITFTSWYVEWRVADGDPWLFHVNNVVLHATNAILLGLLLRALGLGYGLAWTIAGVWALHPQQAASVAWLTERKNLLYALFYLAAMLAYASSVTREAGAATRGWILSLVLALAALLSKATAVTLPIAIALTHWVRGAKFDRRALVRIGAFFALSIVVGLVHVSREEVTPLLPFSTRMLVAARAAWFYVGKFLWPTELVAVYPRWALESAPIWGGVSFAALGAAAAIGLWQARQIPEIAWLGVGMYAANIALVIGVVWFPFMGYSFVSDHLLYVAAAGLALVFGLVANALLTAVRAGDAVRVTIGGALWLFLAFLTWQQTGLWENTEALWTRTLALNPESRLAHKNLGVFLMESGRPDEAHAHFEATLALEPNDVEALLNMGVLASDRGDWNTAIRYYTRTIERGAYLAMAFNNLGIAATRTGKIDAAIGFYEQSLEHDSGDPRTWMNLGAARAAAGDLDGAIEDYETALRMNPRGAKAHYNLAVALYTRNQPEAAAEHYEHVLAVEPADVDALYNLGVIRMDLRQTAEAIARFREVLAVDATHPEAAHNLGVVLLNSGDSVAAEEAFTRAYTLAPGDPDTARMLAMIRQRRDDAGGAIAVLEEALARDREQPLLANQLAWLRATSADPQWRNPQEAIAWAKIGVLGGGGHPSYLDTLAAALAAAGRFSDAEAMTRAAIARTPERTPAAVERERRRALYAMEKPFAAQ; encoded by the coding sequence TTGACGCAGCCCTCCTTGAACACCCCGAGCCGATCGCTTCGCGCGGCGCCGTGGCTGCTCATCGCCCTCATCGTCGCCGCCTACGCGCCGACGTGGGACGCCGAGTTCGTGGTCTGGGACGACGACGATCACATCTACGAGAACCGGCACATCCTCGCCGAGGACGGCTACTGGGAAGCGTGGAAGGATTGGCGCGACCCCGCCTTCTACCCGATCACGTTCACGAGCTGGTACGTCGAGTGGCGCGTCGCCGATGGAGACCCCTGGCTCTTTCACGTGAACAACGTCGTCTTGCACGCGACGAACGCGATCCTTCTCGGATTGCTGCTCCGCGCCCTCGGACTCGGCTACGGCCTCGCGTGGACCATCGCCGGCGTCTGGGCGCTCCATCCTCAACAAGCGGCCAGCGTCGCCTGGCTGACCGAGCGGAAGAATCTGCTCTACGCGCTGTTCTATCTCGCGGCGATGCTGGCCTACGCGAGTTCCGTGACGCGGGAAGCCGGGGCCGCCACGCGCGGCTGGATCCTTTCTCTCGTTCTGGCGCTCGCCGCGCTGCTCAGCAAGGCCACCGCCGTCACTCTGCCAATCGCCATCGCACTCACCCACTGGGTCCGCGGCGCGAAATTCGACCGACGGGCTCTCGTGCGCATCGGTGCGTTCTTCGCACTCTCGATCGTGGTCGGACTGGTCCACGTTTCTCGAGAGGAAGTGACCCCTCTCCTGCCCTTCAGCACGCGGATGCTCGTCGCGGCACGCGCCGCCTGGTTCTACGTCGGCAAGTTCTTGTGGCCAACCGAGCTCGTGGCGGTCTATCCGAGATGGGCACTCGAGTCCGCACCGATCTGGGGCGGCGTATCCTTCGCCGCGCTCGGAGCGGCCGCGGCGATCGGACTCTGGCAGGCCCGACAAATTCCCGAGATCGCTTGGCTCGGTGTCGGAATGTACGCCGCCAACATTGCTCTCGTCATAGGCGTCGTCTGGTTTCCGTTCATGGGCTACTCGTTCGTGTCGGACCACCTCCTGTACGTGGCGGCCGCGGGACTCGCGCTGGTCTTCGGCCTCGTCGCGAATGCACTCCTCACTGCGGTCCGTGCCGGCGACGCCGTTCGAGTCACCATCGGGGGCGCGCTCTGGCTCTTCCTGGCCTTCCTCACCTGGCAGCAAACCGGGCTGTGGGAGAACACCGAGGCGCTGTGGACGCGGACCCTGGCCCTGAACCCGGAAAGTCGGCTCGCCCACAAAAACCTCGGCGTCTTCCTCATGGAGTCGGGACGGCCCGACGAGGCGCACGCCCACTTCGAGGCCACGCTCGCGCTCGAACCGAACGACGTCGAGGCGCTCCTCAACATGGGCGTCCTCGCCTCCGATCGCGGGGATTGGAACACCGCGATCCGCTACTACACCCGCACGATCGAGCGCGGCGCGTATCTGGCCATGGCGTTCAACAACCTCGGGATCGCCGCAACGCGCACCGGCAAGATCGACGCTGCGATCGGCTTCTACGAGCAATCCCTCGAGCACGACTCGGGCGATCCGCGGACGTGGATGAACCTCGGCGCGGCCCGGGCCGCGGCGGGAGACCTCGACGGCGCGATCGAGGACTACGAAACCGCGCTTCGCATGAACCCGAGGGGCGCGAAGGCGCACTACAACCTCGCAGTCGCACTCTACACGCGGAACCAACCCGAAGCGGCCGCGGAGCACTACGAACACGTCCTGGCGGTCGAACCGGCCGACGTCGACGCGCTTTACAACCTGGGCGTCATCCGGATGGACCTCAGGCAAACCGCCGAAGCCATAGCACGGTTCCGCGAGGTGCTCGCGGTGGACGCCACCCACCCCGAGGCCGCGCATAACCTTGGCGTGGTATTGCTCAACAGCGGCGACTCCGTCGCTGCCGAGGAGGCCTTCACCCGCGCCTACACCCTCGCCCCGGGCGACCCCGATACCGCTCGCATGCTGGCGATGATCCGGCAACGACGCGACGACGCGGGCGGCGCGATCGCAGTCCTCGAAGAAGCACTGGCTCGAGACCGCGAGCAGCCCCTACTCGCGAACCAGCTCGCGTGGCTGCGCGCGACGAGCGCGGATCCACAATGGCGCAACCCGCAGGAGGCCATCGCCTGGGCCAAGATCGGCGTCCTGGGCGGCGGCGGACACCCCTCCTATCTGGACACCTTGGCCGCGGCCCTCGCCGCCGCCGGCCGGTTCAGCGACGCAGAGGCCATGACTCGCGCGGCGATCGCGCGAACGCCGGAGCGCACACCCGCTGCCGTCGAACGCGAGCGGCGGCGCGCTCTCTACGCGATGGAGAAACCCTTCGCCGCTCAGTGA
- a CDS encoding TolC family protein: MSAAKTRVEMDRRHKIIRFRHLRRATVVSAALLTGCISANPAPDLARTADLASNRTGLDANLAQIWSGPWEDRSGGWDGHEALGIDAAVRGALQNDPALRRHLALVAERRADLSQASLPPNPIVAMTFGTALDGMAGAPFAVQAIQQLTWLWTMSDRIDAADAVLDGAVFRAAHRVVTTSATVRVTFARAMCMERLTQLNESYVKTTKRTLGKISELHGDGGASQVDLDRARMDASRASADYVNALRMYRSLQLELLRLIGRPEISTDWKMAGNLAATLRYDPPTEEDIEARATTVRLDLAAAARFRDAADAEASLAGWMRFPQVSLATGFRQNFSRRHGWMTGGALSIPIFDAGSAAIARAGARIDQAELSIAELRQAAITQARLALNEWLRAREQTKLYGETLVAPAKRVVASLQDADDSGEAYVTALLLAQRRMIMLERARVQEMLAGATAWVKLETAVGGSLQLPLEAPAAPAF, translated from the coding sequence GTGAGCGCCGCTAAAACTCGTGTCGAGATGGACCGACGTCACAAAATCATTCGTTTTCGGCACCTGCGTCGGGCCACCGTGGTTTCTGCAGCGCTTCTCACCGGCTGTATCTCCGCGAACCCTGCGCCCGACCTTGCCCGCACGGCGGATCTCGCGAGCAATCGGACCGGCCTCGACGCGAACCTTGCTCAGATTTGGTCGGGCCCGTGGGAGGATCGATCCGGCGGATGGGACGGGCATGAAGCACTCGGCATCGACGCGGCCGTGCGCGGTGCGCTCCAGAACGACCCAGCCCTGCGCCGACACCTTGCGCTGGTCGCCGAGCGTCGAGCCGACCTCTCGCAGGCGTCGCTCCCGCCCAACCCGATCGTCGCGATGACGTTCGGAACCGCGCTCGACGGTATGGCGGGCGCCCCGTTCGCCGTGCAGGCGATTCAGCAACTCACGTGGCTCTGGACGATGAGCGACCGAATCGATGCGGCAGACGCTGTTCTCGACGGCGCGGTCTTTCGGGCGGCGCACCGGGTCGTCACCACGTCGGCGACCGTGCGCGTGACGTTCGCCCGCGCGATGTGCATGGAACGCCTCACGCAACTGAACGAGTCGTACGTCAAAACGACGAAGAGGACGCTCGGGAAGATCTCCGAGCTCCACGGCGACGGCGGCGCCTCCCAGGTCGACCTCGACCGGGCCCGGATGGACGCGAGCCGCGCGTCCGCAGACTACGTCAATGCGCTGCGCATGTACCGCTCGCTGCAGCTCGAACTCCTGCGTCTGATAGGACGCCCCGAAATCTCCACGGACTGGAAGATGGCGGGCAATCTCGCCGCGACGCTACGCTACGATCCCCCCACCGAAGAAGACATCGAGGCGCGCGCGACGACCGTCCGCCTGGATCTGGCTGCCGCCGCCCGCTTTCGCGACGCGGCCGACGCCGAAGCCAGCCTCGCCGGCTGGATGCGCTTCCCGCAGGTCAGCCTCGCCACGGGCTTCCGTCAGAACTTCAGCCGAAGACACGGATGGATGACGGGAGGGGCGCTGTCGATCCCGATCTTCGACGCCGGCTCGGCAGCGATCGCCCGTGCCGGTGCGCGGATCGATCAGGCCGAGCTCTCGATCGCCGAACTCCGTCAGGCCGCGATCACCCAAGCGCGGCTGGCCCTGAACGAGTGGCTGCGCGCGCGCGAGCAGACGAAGCTCTACGGGGAGACCCTGGTGGCGCCCGCAAAGCGCGTCGTCGCCTCGCTCCAGGACGCGGACGATTCGGGCGAGGCCTATGTCACGGCGCTCCTACTCGCGCAGCGACGAATGATCATGCTCGAACGCGCCCGGGTCCAGGAGATGTTGGCCGGCGCAACCGCGTGGGTGAAGCTCGAGACCGCGGTCGGTGGCTCCCTCCAGCTACCCCTGGAAGCGCCCGCCGCTCCGGCGTTCTGA
- a CDS encoding nuclear transport factor 2 family protein, whose protein sequence is MAEFAKEEILEAHNRFLDVRGRVVEGEIGWDAMADFFTEEATFVDPAWGRVDGRDNIRAFFKKSMQGLDGWSFPHEWEVVEGNRLVTGWQNRLPGRRPDGGYWQAPGMSRLIYAGDGKFSLEHDLLNMAHVFEVMKESGWKPSGPMNAPPKQPVRLCAWEP, encoded by the coding sequence ATGGCAGAGTTCGCAAAGGAAGAGATCCTCGAGGCACACAACCGGTTCCTCGACGTGCGCGGACGCGTCGTCGAGGGTGAGATCGGCTGGGACGCCATGGCCGATTTCTTCACCGAGGAGGCGACCTTCGTCGACCCGGCCTGGGGGCGCGTCGACGGACGCGACAACATCCGCGCGTTCTTCAAGAAGAGTATGCAGGGACTCGACGGCTGGTCCTTCCCGCACGAGTGGGAGGTGGTCGAGGGCAATCGCCTCGTCACCGGCTGGCAGAATCGACTTCCCGGCCGGCGACCAGACGGCGGCTACTGGCAGGCCCCGGGCATGTCGCGCCTGATCTACGCCGGAGACGGCAAGTTCTCTCTCGAGCACGACCTTCTGAACATGGCCCATGTCTTCGAGGTTATGAAGGAGAGCGGCTGGAAGCCTTCGGGCCCCATGAACGCGCCGCCCAAACAGCCCGTCCGCCTATGCGCGTGGGAGCCGTGA